In the Opitutaceae bacterium genome, one interval contains:
- a CDS encoding NAD-dependent succinate-semialdehyde dehydrogenase, translating into MALTSINPATGMTIAVYEETTDHDLEEALGKSQSAFREWRQRSFPERADCLRRVAGLLHEDLAAHARLITTEMGKPILQARAEVEKCSSVLDYYATHGEAFLADEVPVGAGGGRAIVAYQPIGLVLAVMPWNYPFWQVFRAAAPALMAGNVMVLKHASNVTGCALEIERIFSAAGFPDGVFQTLRIGSSRVGPLIRDPRIRGVTLTGSTEVGRRIGEVAGRALKTCVLELGGSDPYLILKDADLDRAVALTVQGRLNNNGQSCIAVKRLIVEAPILPEFRKRYIEATEGVRMGDPLDESFSLGPLARQDLRDELHAQVITSRKQGARLLLGGTVPTGPGWYYPATVLGDVRPGMVAYEEELFGPVASIIEAGDAEDGVRIANDSRFGLGGGIFSEDRDKAVALARRIETGAVFINDFVKSHPALPFGGVKDSGFGRELGRPGIRAFTNMQTISVS; encoded by the coding sequence ATGGCGCTGACCAGCATCAATCCGGCGACCGGAATGACCATCGCCGTGTACGAAGAAACCACGGACCACGATTTGGAAGAGGCGCTAGGCAAGAGCCAGTCGGCCTTTCGTGAATGGCGACAAAGGTCATTCCCGGAACGGGCCGACTGCCTCCGCAGAGTGGCCGGACTGCTGCACGAAGATCTCGCCGCCCATGCCCGGCTGATCACCACGGAAATGGGGAAACCCATTCTCCAGGCCAGGGCCGAGGTCGAGAAATGCTCGTCCGTCCTCGACTACTACGCCACGCACGGTGAGGCCTTTCTCGCGGATGAGGTTCCGGTCGGTGCAGGCGGCGGCAGGGCTATCGTGGCCTACCAACCGATCGGGCTGGTGCTTGCGGTCATGCCCTGGAACTACCCGTTCTGGCAGGTCTTCCGGGCGGCCGCCCCCGCCCTCATGGCGGGCAACGTCATGGTGCTGAAGCACGCCTCCAATGTGACCGGGTGCGCCCTCGAAATTGAACGGATCTTCTCCGCGGCCGGGTTTCCCGACGGTGTCTTCCAGACCCTCCGAATCGGTTCCAGTCGGGTCGGCCCCTTGATCCGGGACCCACGCATCCGGGGCGTCACCCTGACCGGAAGCACCGAGGTGGGCCGCCGGATCGGTGAAGTTGCCGGCCGCGCGCTGAAGACATGCGTGCTGGAACTGGGCGGATCCGATCCGTATCTGATTCTCAAGGACGCCGACCTCGACAGGGCCGTCGCCCTCACCGTGCAGGGTCGCCTGAACAACAACGGCCAGTCCTGCATTGCCGTCAAACGCCTGATCGTCGAGGCCCCCATCCTCCCCGAATTCCGGAAGAGGTACATCGAGGCGACGGAAGGCGTTCGGATGGGAGATCCGCTTGACGAGTCCTTTTCTCTCGGTCCCCTCGCCCGGCAGGACCTGCGGGATGAACTTCATGCCCAGGTCATCACATCCCGGAAGCAGGGGGCACGCCTCCTCCTCGGGGGCACCGTCCCGACCGGTCCCGGATGGTACTACCCGGCGACCGTTCTCGGCGACGTCCGCCCGGGGATGGTTGCCTACGAGGAGGAACTGTTTGGCCCCGTCGCCTCGATCATCGAGGCCGGGGACGCGGAGGACGGGGTCCGGATCGCCAACGATTCCCGATTCGGATTGGGAGGTGGCATCTTTTCGGAAGACCGCGACAAAGCGGTCGCCCTGGCCCGTCGGATTGAGACCGGAGCCGTCTTCATCAATGATTTTGTGAAGTCGCACCCGGCGCTGCCCTTCGGCGGCGTCAAGGACTCCGGATTCGGTCGTGAGCTTGGCCGTCCCGGTATCCGCGCCTTCACCAATATGCAGACGATATCCGTCTCTTGA
- the chrA gene encoding chromate efflux transporter, whose protein sequence is MNRNWREVLLVCLRLGCASFGGPVAHLGYFHEEFVRRRKWLDESTFADLVALCQFLPGPASSQVVYSIGLRQAGWLGGAAAWIGFTLPSAALMLAFAYGLGFSDGWELGGWIGGLKIAAVAVVANALWTMAAKLCPDAKRAVIAILAASVMILFPMAWMQVAVIVAGALAGRVFLVPDASAATPAGQGTNTGWPWLLAFASLLVGLPILVWATGAPLAFLIESFYRSGSLVFGGGHVVLPLLEEATVGRGWLDRDTFLAGYGFVQAMPGPLFTFAAYLGSVINVGPGGVGGGLLALVAIYLPSWLLLPGAMPYWNRLRALPSARSSMMGTNAAVVGLLGAAFYSPVLISGVAGGPQVVFALLAFGALRFLKLPPWLLVILCAVAGGIVL, encoded by the coding sequence GTGAATCGAAACTGGCGGGAAGTGCTCCTGGTCTGTCTTCGCCTTGGTTGCGCATCGTTCGGCGGTCCAGTGGCTCATCTGGGTTATTTTCATGAGGAATTCGTCAGGCGCCGCAAGTGGCTGGATGAATCGACCTTCGCCGATCTGGTGGCCCTCTGCCAGTTCCTTCCGGGTCCGGCCAGCAGTCAGGTGGTTTATTCCATCGGGTTGCGACAGGCCGGATGGTTGGGAGGTGCGGCCGCCTGGATCGGGTTCACACTGCCCTCAGCCGCCCTCATGCTGGCCTTTGCCTACGGGTTGGGTTTTTCGGATGGATGGGAACTGGGCGGGTGGATCGGCGGACTGAAAATCGCGGCGGTGGCGGTCGTGGCCAACGCGCTCTGGACGATGGCGGCGAAGCTCTGCCCGGACGCGAAGCGGGCGGTCATCGCCATACTCGCGGCCAGCGTCATGATCCTCTTCCCAATGGCCTGGATGCAGGTGGCCGTGATTGTGGCCGGAGCCCTGGCCGGCCGGGTGTTCCTGGTGCCGGATGCGTCGGCGGCCACACCGGCCGGGCAGGGGACGAACACGGGTTGGCCCTGGCTTCTTGCCTTTGCGTCCCTGCTGGTCGGCCTTCCGATCCTCGTCTGGGCCACGGGTGCGCCGCTCGCCTTCCTGATCGAATCCTTTTATCGCTCGGGATCGCTGGTTTTCGGCGGGGGGCATGTCGTCCTTCCGCTGCTGGAGGAGGCCACGGTGGGACGTGGATGGCTGGATCGGGACACCTTTCTCGCGGGCTATGGTTTCGTCCAGGCAATGCCGGGACCGCTCTTCACCTTCGCCGCCTACCTGGGATCCGTCATCAATGTGGGGCCGGGTGGGGTTGGGGGCGGCCTGCTCGCCCTGGTCGCGATCTATCTGCCCTCCTGGTTGCTGCTCCCGGGAGCCATGCCTTATTGGAACAGACTGCGGGCCCTGCCTTCTGCTCGTAGTTCAATGATGGGTACGAATGCGGCCGTGGTCGGACTTCTCGGGGCGGCCTTTTACAGCCCGGTCCTGATCTCCGGCGTGGCCGGCGGTCCGCAGGTGGTTTTCGCATTGCTGGCCTTCGGTGCCCTGCGTTTTCTCAAGCTTCCGCCCTGGCTGCTCGTCATTCTCTGTGCGGTGGCCGGCGGCATCGTTCTGTAG
- a CDS encoding D-alanine--D-alanine ligase: protein MKVVVLFGGTSAERDVSIASGLQVARALRKNGHEVVAVDTARGALLPTEEERLLTGSVGQIPPETEALAVLKGSAPALSKEGLLGQADVVFLALHGGTGEDGTIQAVLDLAGVPYTGSGHAASAMAMDKDVSKQLFRAAGVPTPDWLIAPADHAAIVAQIGLPTVVKANRQGSSIGLSIVRRAEDLAAAIDEAKRFDPEVMIERFIPGRELTVGILEGIALPPGEIIPRRSEHFDYQSKYQPGGAEEIFPANLTPDQETEIQSLALKAHRALKLGAYSRVDFRLDEAGAFWCLEVNTLPGMTATSLLPQAARAAGIDFESLCERIVHLAVERAPSVK, encoded by the coding sequence ATGAAAGTCGTCGTCCTATTTGGCGGTACCAGCGCAGAGCGTGATGTCTCGATTGCCTCCGGCCTCCAGGTGGCAAGGGCCCTCCGGAAGAACGGACACGAGGTCGTGGCAGTCGATACCGCCCGCGGCGCCCTCCTGCCGACGGAAGAGGAACGGCTCCTGACCGGATCCGTTGGGCAGATCCCCCCGGAAACCGAGGCTCTTGCCGTGCTCAAGGGATCCGCCCCCGCCCTCTCGAAGGAGGGCCTGCTGGGTCAGGCCGACGTGGTCTTCCTCGCTCTCCACGGCGGGACCGGCGAGGACGGCACGATCCAAGCGGTCCTCGATCTGGCCGGTGTGCCCTACACCGGCAGCGGCCACGCGGCCAGCGCCATGGCCATGGACAAGGATGTCTCCAAACAACTCTTCCGAGCTGCCGGCGTGCCCACGCCCGACTGGCTGATCGCCCCGGCCGACCATGCGGCCATCGTTGCGCAGATCGGCCTGCCGACCGTGGTCAAAGCCAACCGCCAGGGATCCTCCATCGGACTGTCCATCGTGCGGAGAGCCGAGGATCTTGCCGCAGCCATCGATGAAGCGAAACGGTTTGATCCCGAAGTCATGATCGAACGCTTCATACCCGGTCGCGAACTGACAGTCGGAATTCTTGAGGGAATCGCGCTTCCGCCCGGCGAGATCATCCCCCGGCGCAGCGAACACTTCGACTACCAAAGCAAGTATCAGCCCGGCGGGGCGGAGGAGATTTTCCCGGCCAACCTGACACCCGACCAGGAAACGGAAATCCAGAGCCTCGCCCTGAAGGCCCACCGAGCTCTCAAGCTGGGCGCTTACAGCCGGGTGGATTTCCGGCTCGACGAAGCCGGGGCCTTCTGGTGCCTCGAGGTCAATACGCTCCCCGGGATGACGGCGACCAGCCTTCTCCCGCAGGCCGCCCGGGCAGCCGGTATCGATTTCGAGTCGCTTTGCGAAAGAATCGTTCATCTCGCAGTTGAAAGGGCACCTTCCGTCAAATGA
- a CDS encoding ROK family protein: protein MMSSSDQRFLGIEIGGTKLQVSVGTAMGTLIETARANVPKGAGGGEIRAIILDLCRQLIANHAVSGVGAGFGGPVDIRTGTIARSHQVEGWDGFSLRSWLEGTLDLPTAVENDSNTAALAEARLGAGSGHNPVFYTNLGSGVGGGLVHNGRITHGRPPGEAEIGHLRLSPGGPIVESVCSGWALDQRLRALAAEHADSTLARMLCDMTSGESRVLPEALAGGDVHARQALDETVEAFGFALSHVVHLVSPEIIVIGGGLSHLGDVFVAPLKIALASNIMEAMLPAPDIRTATLGEEVVPTGAILLAADAAAQTH from the coding sequence ATGATGTCATCCTCGGATCAGAGATTCCTCGGGATCGAAATCGGCGGCACCAAGCTCCAGGTGTCTGTCGGGACCGCAATGGGCACCCTCATCGAAACTGCCCGCGCCAACGTGCCCAAGGGCGCTGGAGGAGGCGAGATCCGCGCCATCATCCTCGATCTCTGCCGGCAGTTGATTGCAAATCACGCTGTTTCGGGAGTGGGCGCAGGCTTCGGCGGGCCGGTCGATATTCGAACAGGAACCATTGCCCGATCGCATCAAGTCGAGGGATGGGACGGGTTCTCGCTCCGGTCCTGGCTCGAGGGCACCCTCGACCTGCCCACCGCGGTTGAAAACGACTCCAATACGGCGGCACTCGCTGAAGCGCGCCTCGGCGCCGGTTCTGGCCACAACCCCGTTTTCTACACCAATCTCGGCAGTGGGGTCGGAGGTGGCCTGGTCCATAATGGAAGAATCACCCACGGTCGTCCTCCCGGTGAAGCCGAGATCGGCCATCTCCGCCTTTCCCCCGGCGGACCGATCGTGGAATCGGTCTGCTCGGGCTGGGCGCTCGACCAACGCCTGCGCGCACTCGCGGCCGAACACGCCGATTCCACCCTGGCCCGAATGCTCTGTGACATGACCTCCGGAGAATCCCGCGTCCTGCCCGAGGCCCTCGCTGGCGGCGACGTGCATGCGCGTCAGGCCCTTGACGAAACGGTTGAGGCGTTTGGCTTCGCCCTCTCCCACGTCGTCCACCTGGTCTCCCCAGAAATCATCGTGATCGGAGGCGGGCTTTCCCATCTGGGCGACGTCTTTGTCGCCCCGCTCAAGATCGCCCTCGCATCCAATATCATGGAAGCCATGCTTCCCGCACCCGATATCCGAACCGCCACCCTCGGCGAAGAAGTCGTCCCGACGGGTGCCATTCTTCTCGCGGCCGATGCCGCGGCGCAGACCCACTGA
- a CDS encoding SIS domain-containing protein, which translates to MNIKSWTTDYLDKHCRTMATVQADAMANLRSHFDRALAADRRIFVCGNGGSAANASHFVTDLGKGASDAIGRRFRCQSLNDNVPWITAIGNDYAYEDVFVRQLENLAEAGDLLMVMTVSGNSPNLVKAVDWANAHGLTTIGLVGGKGGIVAERARSVIRIDDTHYGRVEDAHMLICHLLCYSYMEKVDQ; encoded by the coding sequence ATGAATATCAAGAGCTGGACAACCGACTACCTCGACAAGCATTGCCGGACGATGGCCACGGTCCAGGCCGACGCGATGGCCAACCTCCGCAGCCACTTCGATCGCGCGCTGGCCGCAGACCGACGGATCTTTGTCTGTGGCAACGGCGGCAGTGCCGCCAACGCTTCCCACTTCGTGACCGACCTTGGCAAAGGGGCCTCGGATGCGATCGGCCGCCGTTTCCGCTGCCAGAGCCTGAACGACAACGTCCCCTGGATCACGGCAATCGGCAACGACTATGCCTACGAGGATGTTTTCGTCCGCCAGCTGGAGAATCTCGCCGAGGCCGGCGATCTGCTCATGGTCATGACGGTGAGCGGCAACTCCCCCAACCTGGTCAAGGCCGTCGACTGGGCCAATGCCCACGGACTCACCACCATCGGACTGGTCGGAGGAAAGGGCGGGATCGTTGCCGAAAGGGCCCGATCCGTCATCCGGATCGACGATACGCATTACGGTCGGGTCGAAGACGCCCACATGTTGATTTGCCATCTCCTCTGCTATTCCTATATGGAGAAGGTTGATCAGTAA
- a CDS encoding sugar phosphate isomerase/epimerase family protein, translating into MSARPISSLSRRQFLLRTLGRIAAGTAVIPTLKASPSKEPPFRISLAQWSVRQMHNDGIVPAVEFPVYTRQKFGIDAVEYVNTFFPKDGTLGDFVNELRQRCEDQGVKSLLIMCDGEGHLGDPDKGARLQAVRNHEKWLDAAAELGCHSIRVNAHSEGTYSEQLELAADGLQRLSALAQASDLNVIVENHGGLSSNAEWLEAVIRKVALPNCGVLPDFGNFQEHDRYSSVQRLMPYARGVSAKSHDFDEDGNETGTDYFRMIPIVLRSGYRGHIGIEYEGSVLSPDEGILATKRLLIRTRDAWTAGA; encoded by the coding sequence ATGTCCGCCCGACCCATCTCATCCCTCTCCCGCCGCCAGTTCCTGCTGCGCACCCTCGGTCGCATCGCCGCCGGGACCGCCGTTATTCCGACCCTGAAGGCCTCCCCCTCCAAGGAGCCTCCCTTCAGGATCTCCCTCGCTCAATGGTCGGTCCGGCAGATGCACAACGATGGGATCGTCCCCGCCGTCGAATTCCCGGTCTACACCCGGCAAAAGTTCGGGATCGATGCCGTCGAATACGTCAATACCTTCTTCCCGAAGGACGGAACCCTCGGCGATTTCGTGAACGAGTTGCGTCAGCGTTGTGAAGACCAGGGCGTCAAGAGTCTGCTCATCATGTGCGACGGTGAAGGGCACCTCGGGGATCCGGACAAGGGTGCCCGTCTCCAGGCAGTCCGAAACCACGAAAAATGGCTCGACGCCGCTGCGGAACTCGGCTGCCACTCGATCCGGGTCAATGCCCATTCCGAAGGCACCTACTCCGAACAGCTCGAGCTTGCGGCCGACGGTCTGCAGCGTCTTTCGGCTCTGGCTCAGGCGTCCGACCTGAATGTCATCGTCGAGAACCACGGCGGGCTCTCCTCCAACGCGGAGTGGCTGGAAGCGGTCATCAGGAAAGTCGCCCTGCCCAATTGCGGGGTCCTTCCCGATTTCGGCAATTTCCAGGAACACGACCGCTACTCCAGCGTCCAGCGCCTCATGCCCTACGCCAGGGGAGTCAGCGCCAAGAGTCATGATTTCGACGAAGACGGCAACGAAACCGGGACCGATTACTTCCGGATGATTCCGATCGTGCTGCGGTCCGGCTACCGGGGGCATATCGGGATCGAGTATGAAGGCAGCGTGCTCTCTCCGGACGAAGGCATCCTGGCCACCAAGCGACTTCTGATCCGCACCCGCGACGCCTGGACGGCAGGGGCCTGA
- a CDS encoding NAD(P)H-dependent oxidoreductase, translating into MTPSNLLSALNWRYATKQFDATRKIPGDAWEVLERALVLAPSSFGVQPWQFLVIDDPEVRTQLSAASWGQTQPVDASHYVVFTIRKNLDDVHIQRYIEDAAATRGIPVESLDGYKNVVVGFVERLREAGTLDAWAARQVYIALGQFMTSAAVLAIDTCPMEGIDPAKYDEILGLTGTDYATVCGCAAGYRSASDKYATTPKVRFPGDMVVKHI; encoded by the coding sequence ATGACACCATCCAACCTCCTCTCCGCCCTCAATTGGCGTTACGCCACCAAGCAATTCGATGCCACCCGTAAAATTCCTGGGGACGCCTGGGAAGTGCTCGAGCGGGCCCTTGTCCTCGCGCCGTCGTCGTTCGGGGTGCAGCCCTGGCAGTTCCTCGTCATTGACGATCCGGAAGTCCGGACGCAGCTCTCGGCCGCTTCCTGGGGTCAGACGCAGCCCGTCGACGCCTCCCACTATGTCGTTTTCACCATCCGGAAGAATCTGGATGACGTTCATATCCAGCGCTATATCGAGGATGCCGCCGCAACCCGCGGTATTCCGGTCGAGTCCCTTGATGGCTACAAGAACGTTGTCGTCGGTTTTGTCGAAAGACTGCGCGAAGCGGGCACGCTTGATGCCTGGGCCGCCCGTCAGGTCTATATCGCCCTCGGTCAGTTCATGACTTCGGCTGCCGTTCTCGCCATCGACACCTGTCCGATGGAGGGTATCGACCCGGCCAAGTACGACGAGATCCTGGGATTGACCGGCACCGATTATGCGACTGTCTGCGGTTGCGCCGCCGGCTACCGCTCGGCGTCGGACAAGTATGCGACCACCCCGAAGGTGCGCTTCCCGGGCGACATGGTCGTGAAGCATATCTGA
- a CDS encoding NAD(P) transhydrogenase subunit alpha, which yields MGTLIANLSIPFTHIRMHCYAAKERSPGEKRTALTPSTGNILVKLGLEVSAERGLGTMSGYLDEAYAKSGVKLISDHAAALGQAGLVLGVRKPNPEAIAAMKPGTILMSHLDPFNEPDLVKALAKAGISAISLEMIPRTTLAQKMDVLSSQANLAGYSAVVQAAARIQKILPMMMTPAGTINPCRVFIIGVGVAGLQAIATAKRLGARVEAFDTRPVVEEQVRSLGAKFVKIDLGETGQTAQGYAKELTPEQLQMQRDGMAKVCATSDIVVTTAKLFGRRAPIVVTREMVAGMQAGSVIVDLAVEGGGNVEGSKLNEEVITENGVIIIGDGCLEGAVSTHASQVFSSNLAAFIEHFWDAEAKTFNLNLEDEIMKGCLITHGGKVVHERFQNLN from the coding sequence TTGGGCACACTGATCGCCAACCTGTCCATCCCCTTCACCCATATCCGCATGCATTGCTACGCAGCCAAGGAACGATCACCGGGAGAGAAGCGAACCGCGCTGACCCCTTCCACCGGAAACATACTGGTCAAACTCGGCCTCGAGGTCTCGGCCGAGCGAGGTCTCGGCACCATGAGCGGTTATCTCGACGAGGCCTATGCGAAATCGGGAGTGAAGCTGATATCCGACCATGCTGCCGCCCTTGGACAGGCCGGTCTTGTTCTCGGCGTACGCAAGCCAAACCCGGAGGCCATTGCCGCCATGAAACCGGGCACCATCCTGATGAGCCACCTCGACCCGTTCAATGAACCGGACCTGGTCAAGGCGCTGGCCAAGGCCGGGATCAGTGCGATCAGCCTGGAAATGATCCCCCGGACCACCCTCGCCCAGAAGATGGACGTGCTCAGCTCCCAGGCCAATCTCGCCGGCTACTCGGCCGTCGTCCAGGCCGCCGCCCGGATCCAGAAGATCCTTCCCATGATGATGACACCGGCCGGGACAATCAATCCCTGCCGGGTCTTCATTATCGGCGTCGGCGTGGCCGGACTCCAGGCCATCGCCACGGCCAAGCGACTCGGTGCGCGCGTCGAGGCGTTCGACACCCGTCCGGTGGTCGAGGAACAGGTCCGTTCTCTAGGAGCCAAATTCGTCAAGATCGACCTCGGCGAGACCGGCCAGACCGCCCAGGGCTACGCCAAGGAACTGACCCCAGAGCAACTCCAGATGCAGCGCGACGGCATGGCCAAGGTCTGCGCCACTTCGGATATCGTGGTGACCACGGCCAAGCTTTTCGGACGCAGGGCCCCCATCGTCGTGACACGCGAAATGGTCGCGGGCATGCAGGCCGGCTCGGTCATCGTGGACCTCGCGGTGGAGGGTGGCGGCAACGTCGAGGGATCGAAGCTGAACGAGGAAGTCATCACCGAGAATGGGGTGATCATCATCGGAGACGGTTGTCTTGAGGGCGCAGTGTCCACTCATGCCAGCCAGGTCTTCTCCAGCAACCTGGCCGCATTCATTGAGCATTTCTGGGATGCCGAAGCCAAGACCTTCAACCTCAACCTGGAAGACGAAATCATGAAAGGCTGCCTGATCACCCACGGCGGCAAAGTCGTCCATGAGCGATTCCAGAACCTGAACTGA
- a CDS encoding NAD(P) transhydrogenase subunit alpha: protein MELILLVFIFVLAAFLGFELISKVPSQLHTPLMSGSNAISGITIVGALIAVGSAEHNTVNIVIGTLAVVLATINVVGGYLVTDRMLAMFKKKEGGKK from the coding sequence ATGGAACTCATCCTACTGGTCTTCATCTTCGTCCTCGCGGCCTTCCTCGGCTTCGAGCTCATCTCGAAGGTGCCCTCCCAACTGCATACGCCGCTGATGTCCGGGTCCAATGCCATCTCCGGCATCACCATCGTCGGAGCGCTCATCGCGGTCGGCTCGGCCGAGCACAACACGGTGAACATCGTCATCGGAACCCTCGCGGTTGTCCTCGCCACTATCAATGTGGTCGGCGGCTACCTCGTCACCGACCGGATGCTGGCCATGTTCAAGAAGAAGGAAGGGGGGAAGAAGTAA
- a CDS encoding NAD(P)(+) transhydrogenase (Re/Si-specific) subunit beta yields the protein MHSLILINLSYIVASILFIFGLKMLGNAQTARRGNLISAIGMLIAVVVTLLDRQVLDFKWIAIGLIVGTVIGAPAAKLVKMTAMPEMVALFNGFGGLASLLVGWAEYQKIVSEGWAAYLFRNPTATVFFTSTVIVLAVLIGGITFTGSVYAYLKLSGRVSGRAKVFGGQKLLNLSVAVLIVAVGFLFVIRGEGHNVYPEFVGLVVLSLLLGLLAVMPIGGGDMPVVIAILNSLSGLAAAAAGFVIANNVLIVAGCLVGASGVILSIIMCKAMNRTIGNVLFSGFGASDAGSGGTAMEGELKPISAADTYYVLEAAQSVVIVPGYGMAVAQAQHVVKELGDLLESNGTEVRFAIHPVAGRMPGHMNVLLAEADVPYEQLVEMDNINPTMPSVDVAIVIGANDVVNPAATNDKASPIYGMPIINAHEAKTVICLKRGKGTGFSGLENQLFLLPQTRMLYGDAKSSIQGLVSEFKNA from the coding sequence ATGCATTCCCTCATCCTGATCAATCTCAGCTATATCGTCGCTTCCATCCTCTTCATCTTCGGGTTGAAGATGCTGGGGAATGCCCAGACGGCCCGGCGCGGCAACCTGATTTCCGCCATCGGCATGCTCATCGCGGTTGTCGTCACCCTCCTTGACCGCCAGGTCCTCGACTTCAAGTGGATCGCCATCGGCCTCATCGTCGGCACCGTCATCGGGGCACCCGCCGCCAAGCTGGTCAAGATGACCGCCATGCCTGAGATGGTCGCGCTTTTCAACGGATTCGGCGGACTCGCCAGCCTTCTGGTCGGCTGGGCCGAATACCAGAAGATCGTCTCCGAGGGTTGGGCCGCTTACCTCTTCCGCAACCCCACCGCCACTGTCTTTTTCACTTCGACCGTCATTGTCCTGGCCGTCCTGATCGGCGGGATCACCTTCACCGGTTCGGTCTACGCCTACCTCAAGCTGTCCGGCCGGGTCAGCGGACGAGCCAAGGTCTTCGGCGGGCAGAAACTGCTCAACCTGTCCGTCGCCGTCCTCATCGTCGCTGTCGGATTCCTGTTTGTGATCCGGGGCGAAGGACACAACGTTTATCCGGAATTCGTCGGTCTGGTGGTGCTTTCGCTGCTGCTCGGACTCCTCGCCGTCATGCCGATCGGCGGCGGCGACATGCCGGTCGTCATTGCAATCTTGAACAGCCTCTCCGGTCTGGCCGCAGCCGCGGCCGGCTTCGTCATCGCCAACAACGTGCTCATCGTGGCCGGGTGTCTGGTCGGCGCCAGCGGCGTCATCCTGAGCATCATCATGTGCAAGGCGATGAACCGCACCATCGGCAACGTCCTCTTTTCGGGCTTCGGCGCCTCGGATGCCGGATCCGGCGGGACCGCCATGGAAGGAGAACTCAAGCCCATCTCCGCGGCCGATACCTACTATGTTCTCGAAGCGGCCCAGAGCGTGGTCATCGTTCCCGGCTACGGGATGGCCGTGGCCCAGGCCCAGCACGTGGTCAAGGAACTCGGGGATCTCCTTGAGTCGAACGGGACCGAGGTCCGCTTCGCCATCCATCCGGTGGCGGGACGCATGCCTGGCCACATGAACGTCCTCCTCGCCGAGGCCGACGTGCCCTACGAGCAGCTGGTCGAGATGGACAACATCAACCCGACCATGCCGTCGGTCGACGTCGCCATCGTCATCGGCGCCAACGATGTGGTCAATCCGGCCGCCACCAACGACAAGGCATCCCCCATCTACGGCATGCCGATCATCAATGCTCACGAGGCCAAGACCGTCATCTGCCTGAAGCGCGGCAAGGGCACCGGATTCTCCGGCCTGGAAAACCAGCTCTTCCTCCTCCCGCAGACCCGCATGCTTTACGGCGACGCCAAATCCTCCATCCAGGGTCTGGTCTCCGAGTTCAAGAACGCGTAG